In Synechococcus sp. A18-25c, a single window of DNA contains:
- a CDS encoding SDR family oxidoreductase, which translates to MSTFLVTGSNRGIGFEFCRQLQRRGDQVIAVCREPSDELQALPVRIEAGLDQTSRDAPDQLARRLEGTVLDGVILNAGILETIAFDQLDPDAIRRQFEVNALAPLMLAQALSELMPAGSKLSLMSSRMASMDDNTSGGSYGYRMSKAALNSAAKSLAFDLKPRGIAVAILHPGLVRTRMIRFNPNGISPETAVRGLLQRIDALSLETSGTFWHANGEILPW; encoded by the coding sequence ATGTCAACGTTTCTAGTCACCGGCTCTAACCGGGGGATCGGTTTCGAGTTTTGTCGACAACTGCAGCGGCGCGGGGATCAGGTGATCGCTGTGTGCCGTGAGCCCTCAGACGAGCTTCAGGCACTACCTGTACGCATTGAAGCCGGTTTGGATCAAACGTCTCGGGATGCACCCGATCAACTGGCTCGCAGGCTTGAAGGAACGGTGTTGGATGGTGTGATCCTCAATGCCGGAATTCTGGAGACCATCGCTTTCGATCAGCTGGATCCTGATGCCATTCGCCGCCAGTTCGAGGTGAATGCTTTGGCTCCGCTGATGTTGGCTCAAGCTCTATCTGAATTGATGCCGGCAGGTTCCAAGTTGTCGCTCATGAGTAGCCGGATGGCGTCGATGGATGACAACACGTCTGGTGGTTCCTATGGCTATCGGATGTCGAAAGCAGCTCTGAATAGTGCAGCAAAATCACTGGCCTTTGACCTGAAACCGCGTGGCATTGCTGTAGCAATTCTGCATCCTGGATTGGTTCGAACACGCATGATCCGCTTTAATCCCAACGGAATTTCTCCAGAGACCGCTGTTCGAGGACTGCTGCAAAGAATCGATGCGCTTTCCTTGGAAACGTCAGGAACATTTTGGCATGCCAATGGTGAGATTCTTCCCTGGTGA
- a CDS encoding PhzF family phenazine biosynthesis protein — protein MNQAIPIQQVAAFANAPFEGNPAAICMLDAWLPDALMQAIAAEINLSETAFVVEADGCYRIRWFTPSCEVDLCGHATLGAAYVLFQQDHESDQIQFDSNSGELVVERQGEGLTLNFPIQRAKPCDPPEGIRNALGVTPLACLLGEDLIAVVADESTVQGLTPDLGVVASLPGRGLIVTAQGHEVDFVSRFFAPGIGIDEDPVTGSAHCSLIPYWAERLGRSTLDARQLSKRRGSLHCQLAGERVRITGGVMPFLNGFIDLSDASLTS, from the coding sequence ATGAACCAGGCCATTCCCATCCAGCAGGTGGCTGCCTTTGCTAATGCCCCATTTGAAGGCAATCCGGCTGCCATCTGCATGTTGGATGCCTGGCTACCCGACGCACTGATGCAAGCGATCGCAGCGGAAATCAACCTCTCTGAAACAGCCTTTGTGGTGGAAGCTGACGGGTGCTACAGGATTCGTTGGTTCACTCCCAGCTGCGAAGTGGATCTCTGCGGTCACGCCACGCTCGGCGCCGCCTACGTGCTGTTTCAGCAAGACCATGAATCTGATCAGATTCAGTTCGATTCCAACAGCGGAGAACTGGTCGTTGAGCGTCAGGGTGAAGGTCTTACGCTCAACTTTCCAATCCAACGCGCCAAGCCCTGCGATCCACCGGAAGGGATACGCAACGCTCTGGGGGTCACCCCATTGGCCTGCCTGCTTGGAGAAGACCTGATCGCTGTTGTCGCCGATGAATCAACGGTTCAGGGGCTGACACCAGACCTTGGAGTTGTGGCATCACTGCCCGGTCGGGGGTTGATCGTGACGGCTCAGGGCCATGAAGTGGATTTTGTCAGCCGATTTTTCGCACCGGGGATTGGGATTGATGAAGACCCCGTGACCGGATCAGCCCACTGCAGCCTCATTCCCTACTGGGCTGAGCGATTGGGACGCAGCACCCTTGATGCTCGGCAACTGTCGAAGCGGCGTGGATCCCTTCACTGCCAACTCGCTGGCGAGCGCGTGAGGATCACAGGGGGAGTGATGCCTTTTCTGAATGGTTTCATTGACCTCTCAGATGCATCACTGACGAGCTGA